Genomic DNA from Mesorhizobium sp. 131-2-1:
CCGAATTCTCCGCGACGTTGCCGCCGATCGAGCAGGCGATCTGGGAGGATGGATCGGGGGCGTAGTAAAAGCCCTCCTGCTCGACGGCGGTGGTGATGCCGAGATTGGTGACGCCCGGCTGGGCGACGACGATACGGTTCTGAAAGTCGATCTCGAGAATGCGGTTGAAGCGGCTCATGACCAGCAGCACGGCATCCTCGAGCGGCAGCGCGCCGCCCGACAGCGAGGTGCCCGAACCGCGCGGCACGACGCGGATGTTGCGGCCGTTGCAATATTTCAGCACACGAGAGACCTGCGCCACGGTCTCAGGCAGCACCACGACCAGCGGCAGCTGCCGATAGGCAGTGAGGCCATCGCTCTCGAAGGCGCGCATCTCATTGGCGGCGTCGACGACACCCTCGCCCGGCACGATGATGCGCATGTCGGCGACGATCTCGGCGCGCCGGCGCATCGTGTCGGCGTCTGGCTTCGGCATGGCAAGGCCGGACATGAGGCAGCCTCTTCGCTTGACTGGTCAAAATCTTTTACCAGCCGTCGACGCTTGTTGCAAACCCTGCTTTGGTCGAGAGCGCCTGCGGGGGCGAGCGTCCTGCTTGCGCAGCGGCAATCTGCCGCTGCGCGTCGATCATATCTGGCGGAAGATGGGCGGCCTATTCGCCCGGATGTTTCGCCGGCTCGGAATGCATGCGCCGTACACGACGCACGCCCCACCAGACGAGCAGGATGGCGACCGGCACCGCTGCAGCGGTAACGACTTCGGGCGCAAAGGCATGACCGAAGATCGAGGCGCCCTTGGCTAGATAGGAGATGAGGCCGACGACATAGTAGGACACGGCGGCGACGGAGAGGCCTTCCACCGTCTGCTGCAGGCGCAATTGCAGGCGGGCGCGATTGTTCATCGAGGCCAGAAGGTCGCGGTTCTGCTTTTCGACCTCGACGTCGACCCAGGTGCGCAGAAGCGTGGTGGCGCGGGTGAGTTTTCGCGACAGATTGGCCTGGCGCTCCTCGACCGAACGGCAGGTGCGCATCGCCGGCGCGACGCGCCGCTGCAGGAAGCCAGCCCAGGTGTCGTAGCCGGGCACCGCCTCCTCTTCCAGCGCCTCCAGCCGCTCGCTGACAATGCCGTCGTAGGCGCGGCTGGCGCCGAAACGGTACAGGCTGGAAGCAGCGTCGGCCTCCAGCTCGGCGGCCAGTTCCGTCAGGTCGGCGAGCAGCGTCTGGCTGTCGCGGGTCTCGGCGACCTTCATTTCCAGCGTGGTCTGCGCCAGCCTGTCCTCGATGCGGCGGGCGCGGCCCGACAGCGTCAGAGCCAGCGGCAGGCCAAGCATGGCCAGCGTGCGGTAGGTTTCGATGTCGATCAGCCGCTGCGACAGCGCGCCGGTCCGCGCCGGCGTCAGGCCGCGATCGAGCACCAGCATCCGCGTCATGCCGTCGCCATCCTGGCGGAAATCGGTGACGATTGCGGCATTGCCGCGCTCGACCAGCGAATAGCACAGGCTGGTCGGATCGAAGCCGGCGATCAGCCTTTCGCTCGCCTGCGTCCATTTGCGGATTTCCAGCCTGATGCCGGAAATCACCGTTCCGGGCGGCGAAAAGCCGTTGCCGAAAGGCGTATCCTCCTGCGCCCTGCCGTTTTCGGCGAGCGGCCCCTCCCACAGATAGGTCGAGAATTCCGTATGCCGTTCCCAGCGCAGCGAACCCTTGCCGGATTTCATGGCATGATGGCGGGCTTGGCGATCGGGCGCGGCGATACCGAGGCGCCGCGACAGTTCGGAAAGCACAGCATGGTCGACGCCGGCGCCGCCCTCGGTCATGAAGGCAAGCTGCACCAGCAGGCGCGGCTTCTCGATCAGCGGATGCGGGCGGGCGTGGACCTCGCCCAGCGCGCCGGGGCGGCCTTCATGCGCCGGAAAGCCCATGACGCTGCCCTGCGCGCGCGGCTGGAATTTGAGATTGGACGTCTCGTCCGACACGGCCGGTCCCCCTGTTTTGACCCTGCGTGTAGTGGCGTCCTCTAGGGCCAATCGCCCGGAGACGCAAACAGCAAAGTTTAGCTGAAGGCGATATAGGGCGACGACGCCGAACCCGGCCAAGCCGGACGAATTGGATAAATAATTTGACCAGTTGGCGACACAGGCTTTAATCTGAGCGTCAACCGCTTCCTTTTCCAGGCACCCCGTTGAGCGATATTTTCTCCAGGATCGAGCATTCGCGCACCGCCGACGAGGTGGTGCAGCAGATCGAGAGCCTGATCCTCGAAGGCGTGCTGCGCACCGGCGACCGGCTGCCCGGCGAGCGCGAGCTGGCGCGGCAATTCGATGTGTCGCGGCCGATCCTGCGCGACGCGTTGAAAGCGCTTGAGGGACGCGGGCTGCTGACGACCAAGGCCGGTGGCGGCACCCATGTCGCCGACGTCATCGGCCAGCTGTTCACCAAGCCGGTGACCGACCTGATCTCGATGCATCGCAAGGCGGTGACCGACTATCTGGAATATCGCCGCGAGATCGAGGCGATCGCCGCCGAATACGCGGCGCGGCGCGCCACGCCGGAAGACCTTACGCTGCTCGACAGCATCATGGCGCGCATGGACGAGGCGCATCGCACCGGTGACTTCGACGACGAGGCCGAGATCGACATCGAGTTCCACCACGCGATCTCAGAATGCGCGCACAACATCATCCTGCTGCATACGTTGCGCTCCTGCTACCGGCTGTTGTCGGAAGGCGTGTTCCAGAACCGGCTTCTGGTGTTCACCGTGCCCGGCGCGCGCGAGGCGCTGCTTCACCAGCACCGGGCGATCTATGCCGCGATCAAAGCCGGCGATCCGGCTGCCGCCCGGCAAGCGGCCATGGACCACATCTCCTATGTCGAGCGCTCGATGCTCGAGGCCGAGCGCAGCGGCGACTGGCAGCGCGTGTCACGGCTGAGGCTGAGACAGCGCTCCGAAACCGAACCAGTGAACACCCAGCGGGAAAGACCATGAGCGACATCCTGACCATTGCCGACCTGAAGGACCTGGCGCGCCGCCGCGTGCCGAAGATGTTCTTCGACTACGCCGATTCCGGCGCCTGGACGGAGAGCACCTACCGCGCCAACGAGGAGGACTTCCAGAAGATCAAGTTCCGCCAGCGTGTGCTGGTCGACATGAGCAACCGCTCGCTGGAAACGACCATGGTCGGCGAGAAGGTGGCGATGCCGGTGGCGCTGGCGCCAACCGGCCTGACCGGCATGCAGCACGCCGACGGCGAGATGCTGGCGGCGCAGGCGGCGGAAGAGTTCGGCGTGCCGTTCACGCTGTCGACGATGAGCATCTGCTCGATCGAGGATGTCGCCTCGGTGACGAAGAAGCCGTTCTGGTTCCAGCTCTACGTGCTGCGCGACAAGGATTTCGTGCTCAACCTGATCGACCGCGCGAAGGCGGCGAAATGCTCGGCGCTGGTGCTGACGCTCGACCTGCAGATTCTCGGCCAGCGCCACAAGGATGTCCGCAATGGGCTTTCGGCGCCGCCGAAGATGACGCTGGCCAACATCATCGACCTGGCGTCCAAGCCGCGCTGGTGCCTTGGCATAGCCGGCACCAAGCGCCGCACTTTCCGCAACATCGTCGGCCACGCCAAAGGGGTCGGCGACGTCTCTTCGCTGTCGTCCTGGACGACGGAGCAGTTCGACCCGCAACTGTCGTGGAAGGATGTCGCCTGGATCAAGGAGCGCTGGGGCGGCAAGCTGATCCTGAAGGGCATCCTCGACAAGGAGGACGCGCTGATGGCGACCCAGACCGGCGCCGATGCGATCGTGGTTTCAAACCATGGCGGACGCCAGCTCGACGGCGCCTCCTCGTCGATCGCGGTGCTGGAGGAGATCGCCGACGCGGTCGGCGACAAGATCGAGGTGCATATGGATGGCGGCATCCGCTCGGGCCAGGACGTGCTCAAGGCACTCTGCCTCGGCGCCAAGGGCACCTATATCGGCCGTCCCTTCCTCTACGGTCTCGGCGCCATGGGCAAGGAAGGGGTCACCAAGGCGCTCGAGATCATCCGCAAGGAGATAGACATCACGCTGGCGCTGTGCGGAAAGCGCCTGGTGACCGACATGGGCAAGGACCAGTTGCGGCGCTAGGGCCTTGTTCACCGATTGGCCCTAGTTTCCATGACGGAGCTGATCACGAAAGTCGTGACAGGTTGATCACGCGAATCGTGACAACTAGATCACGACCATCGTGACAGCTTGGCCACGGAGCGACGCAAGCCTTGACCGAGACCGGCATCCACTATCTCGACGCGCGCGGGCCGGAGGGCATGCGGCTCTACGCCATCGGCGACGTGCATGGCCGGCTCGACCTTTTGGCCGCCATGCACCGCCGCATCGAAAGCGAGCTGGAATATGAGCCGTCCACCGACTGGCGTGTCATCCATCTCGGCGACTATTCCGACCGAGGGCCGGACTCCAAGGGTGTGATCGATTTCCTGATCGAGGCGCGAAAACGCGACCCGCGCAACATCATGCTCGCCGGCAATCACGATGTCGGCTTTCTCGACTTTCTCGCCAAGCCTGATCCGGACGGGCTGTTCATGCGCTATGGCGGCATCCAGACGGCGCAGTCCTATGGCGTGACGCTGACCGCGGGCAGCGGCTGGTTCGGCACGGCGGACACGGTGTTGCGGGATGGACACGCGGCTTTGCTGGAGGCGGTGCCGCGAAGCCATGTCGACTTCCTGCGCTCACTGCCGTTTTCGGTTACCTTCGGCGACTTCTTCTTCTGCCATGCCGGCGTCAGGCCGGACGTCCCCCTCACCCAGCAGAGCCCACAGGACCTGATCTGGATCCGCGAGGCCTTCCACGACCATCCCGGCCTTTTCGACAAGATCGTCGTGCACGGCCACACGCCGGTGCCGGAGGCCGAAATCATGGCCAACCGCGTCAATGTCGACACGCTGGCCTGGCAGTCGGGCATGCTCAGCGCGCTGGTAGTAGCCGGCGCGGACAAGCGCATCCTGACGGCAACGGCAAAAGCGGGTTAGCCACGGCTGCAAACCGCGGACCGGCTTTCCGTCTATCGGGGAGGATCAGGCTTAGCGAAGCGCGGCGGTGACGCCGTAGCCGTCGACGGCCTGGTGATTGTTGGCTGCGTCGGCCGAATAAATGCCGAGGCCGCACAGGACGATGGCAGACAGCATGACAAAGGACAGAAGCGCTGCTTTCACGGACGTCATCTCTGGTTGAGCTTCCTGCATCTGTGCACGACCCGGTTACCAATGCGTTGAAACGATAAAATGCGTCTCAATGTTTCGACGATTTCGCGTTTCTAGGCAGATTCTGTATCGCCGGTGTGTCGCGCGGATCACACAGAAGGTTCATCGCGGTTGCACTGATGATACGGAGCGCGCGCCTTCTAGGCCGGCAGCCGGCCACAAACCAAGGATGAAAAGGGTTTTCCCCAGTCGGAACCGCCGTGGCGTGCCAAATATGTCACGCCGCGCCATGTCCGGCTCTGAGTGCTCAGATCGTCGCCACCCAGGCGCGGGCGATTGCCAGGCCGGCAGCGTCGGCATCGGGGCCGTTGCGGGTAATCTCGCCATCGAGCCGGTCGTTCCAGTCGGGATGGCGCTCTGCGATGACAGCCGCGAAGGACGTGCTCCAGTCGCGCACCATCGGCGTGTCCGCCTCGAAATGGAACTGGAAGCCGTAGACGGCGCGACCAAGGCGGAAGGCCTGGTTCTCGGCGACGGTGCTGCCCGCGAGCCGCACGGCATTTTCCGGCAGCACGAAGGTGTCGTCGTGCCATTCGAAGATCGGGAAGTTCTCCGGCAAGGCGGCCAGCACCGGGTCGGTCTTCGCCGCCGGCGTCAGCGAAACGCGGTGCCAGCCGAATTCGGTGGCGCCGCCGATCTGGTTCTCGCCGCCGAAGGCACGCGCCAGTAACTGGCTGCCGAGGCAGATGCCGAGCACCGAACGGTCCTTGTCGGCGAAGTCGCGCGTCAGGTCGAGCAATTCGGGGAAATAGGGGCAGAGCTCGTCGTCGAGCGCGTTCTGGGCGCCGCCGAGCACGACCATGGCGTCATGCTCGCCGCTGTGCCCGGGCAAGGCCTCGCCATTATAAGGCTTGCGCAGATCGATATCGGCGCCGGCCTCGACGAGTGCTGCGCCTATCTGGCCAAGGCCCTCACTATCGAAATTCTGGACGACCAGGACGCGCATCGAAACCCTGCTGACATAATATTGATCGCGCGAGCGATATCATGGCGCCCACAGCGCAGCCAAGAAGGAACGCCTATGCCACTGCAGAACAGGGTCGATCCGTTCGGCGCCATCCATGCCGTGCCCGAACGCGGCCTGTTCACCGGCAATCGCGGCATCATCCACGACCCCGAGACGAAGACTCTGCTGAGGAAGCGCTGGGCCTTGCCGGCCTGGATCATCTGCGTATGCCAGTTCCGCAACGTGCGGCGCGAGCCGATGGGCCGCAACCGGCCAGGTGGCAAGGCTGGCTGGACCGAGCTGTTCTTCCTCGACGAGGTGACGGCGCTTGCCGCCGGCCACCGCCCCTGCTTTTTCTGCCGGCGCGAACGGGCAAGCGACTTCGTCAGCCGCTTCGGCGAGGCTTTCGGCATCGCCGAGCCGCGCGCGCCGATGCTCGACAAGCGGCTGCACAGGGAGCGGCTGGCCTCGGGCGGGCGGGCGCCGGCGGTCAAGCCGGAAGAGCTTGCCGCCCTGCCCG
This window encodes:
- a CDS encoding DUF3422 family protein translates to MSDETSNLKFQPRAQGSVMGFPAHEGRPGALGEVHARPHPLIEKPRLLVQLAFMTEGGAGVDHAVLSELSRRLGIAAPDRQARHHAMKSGKGSLRWERHTEFSTYLWEGPLAENGRAQEDTPFGNGFSPPGTVISGIRLEIRKWTQASERLIAGFDPTSLCYSLVERGNAAIVTDFRQDGDGMTRMLVLDRGLTPARTGALSQRLIDIETYRTLAMLGLPLALTLSGRARRIEDRLAQTTLEMKVAETRDSQTLLADLTELAAELEADAASSLYRFGASRAYDGIVSERLEALEEEAVPGYDTWAGFLQRRVAPAMRTCRSVEERQANLSRKLTRATTLLRTWVDVEVEKQNRDLLASMNNRARLQLRLQQTVEGLSVAAVSYYVVGLISYLAKGASIFGHAFAPEVVTAAAVPVAILLVWWGVRRVRRMHSEPAKHPGE
- a CDS encoding metallophosphoesterase family protein, producing MTETGIHYLDARGPEGMRLYAIGDVHGRLDLLAAMHRRIESELEYEPSTDWRVIHLGDYSDRGPDSKGVIDFLIEARKRDPRNIMLAGNHDVGFLDFLAKPDPDGLFMRYGGIQTAQSYGVTLTAGSGWFGTADTVLRDGHAALLEAVPRSHVDFLRSLPFSVTFGDFFFCHAGVRPDVPLTQQSPQDLIWIREAFHDHPGLFDKIVVHGHTPVPEAEIMANRVNVDTLAWQSGMLSALVVAGADKRILTATAKAG
- a CDS encoding type 1 glutamine amidotransferase, giving the protein MRVLVVQNFDSEGLGQIGAALVEAGADIDLRKPYNGEALPGHSGEHDAMVVLGGAQNALDDELCPYFPELLDLTRDFADKDRSVLGICLGSQLLARAFGGENQIGGATEFGWHRVSLTPAAKTDPVLAALPENFPIFEWHDDTFVLPENAVRLAGSTVAENQAFRLGRAVYGFQFHFEADTPMVRDWSTSFAAVIAERHPDWNDRLDGEITRNGPDADAAGLAIARAWVATI
- a CDS encoding alpha-hydroxy acid oxidase yields the protein MSDILTIADLKDLARRRVPKMFFDYADSGAWTESTYRANEEDFQKIKFRQRVLVDMSNRSLETTMVGEKVAMPVALAPTGLTGMQHADGEMLAAQAAEEFGVPFTLSTMSICSIEDVASVTKKPFWFQLYVLRDKDFVLNLIDRAKAAKCSALVLTLDLQILGQRHKDVRNGLSAPPKMTLANIIDLASKPRWCLGIAGTKRRTFRNIVGHAKGVGDVSSLSSWTTEQFDPQLSWKDVAWIKERWGGKLILKGILDKEDALMATQTGADAIVVSNHGGRQLDGASSSIAVLEEIADAVGDKIEVHMDGGIRSGQDVLKALCLGAKGTYIGRPFLYGLGAMGKEGVTKALEIIRKEIDITLALCGKRLVTDMGKDQLRR
- a CDS encoding FadR/GntR family transcriptional regulator, whose protein sequence is MSDIFSRIEHSRTADEVVQQIESLILEGVLRTGDRLPGERELARQFDVSRPILRDALKALEGRGLLTTKAGGGTHVADVIGQLFTKPVTDLISMHRKAVTDYLEYRREIEAIAAEYAARRATPEDLTLLDSIMARMDEAHRTGDFDDEAEIDIEFHHAISECAHNIILLHTLRSCYRLLSEGVFQNRLLVFTVPGAREALLHQHRAIYAAIKAGDPAAARQAAMDHISYVERSMLEAERSGDWQRVSRLRLRQRSETEPVNTQRERP